A stretch of the Elephas maximus indicus isolate mEleMax1 chromosome 3, mEleMax1 primary haplotype, whole genome shotgun sequence genome encodes the following:
- the LOC126071040 gene encoding olfactory receptor 7G2-like, which translates to MKPKNQTSFSGFLLLALTEDLELQPLLFALFLFIYLVIVLGNLLIILAVSSDPHLHTPMYFFLGNLSVTDICFSTTTIPNMLVNLQTQNQSITYAGCLTQVCFVLVFASLESFLLGVMAYDRYVAICHPLTYTAIMNPRLCGLLILLSLSITTVDALIQSLIVLNLSFCSDRTIPYFFCEAFQIIKIACSDTLLNSIFLYLAATILGGVPLSGIIFSYTQIVSSILRMPSAGGKYKAFSTCGSHLSIVSLFYGTGLGTCVSAAFTHSSRKTAVASVTYTVVTPMRNPFIYSLRNRDMKGALKNIFKCIPAFP; encoded by the coding sequence ATgaaacctaaaaatcaaacaagttTTTCTGGattccttctcctggcactgaCAGAGGATCTGGAACTGCAACCCCTTCTCTTTGCCCTGTTTCTGTTCATATATCTGGTCATTGTCCTGgggaacctgctcatcatcctggctgtcagctctgaccctcacctccacacccccatgtatttctttcttgGCAATCTGTCCGtcactgacatctgtttcagcaccACCACGATCCCAAACATGCTGGTGAATCTCCAAACACAGAATCAGAGCATCACGTATGCAGGCTGCCTCACCCAGGTCTGCTTTGTCTTGGTTTTTGCTAGTTTGGAAAGTTTTCTCCTGGgagtaatggcctatgaccgctacgtGGCCATTTGTCACCCACTGACATACACAGCCATCATGAACCCCCGCCTCTGTGGTCTGCTGATTCTACTCTCCTTGTCCATTACCACTGTGGATGCCTTGATCCAAAGTCTCATAGTGTTGAACCTGTCTTTCTGCTCAGACCGGACAATTCCCTACTTCTTCTGTGAAGCTTTTCAGATCATCAAGATTGCCTGTTCTGATACCCTCCTCAATAGCATCTTCTTATATTTGGCAGCTACCATACTAGGTGGTGTTCCtctctctggaatcattttctcttATACTCAAATTGTCTCCTCCATTTTGAGAATGCCTTCAGCAGGTGGAAAGTATAAGGCTTTCTCCACCTGTGGGTCCCACCTCTCAATTGTTTCCTTGTTCTATGGGACAGGCTTAGGTACGTGTGTTAGTGCCGCATTTACACACTCTTCCAGGAAGACTGCAGTGGCTTCAGTGACGTACACTGTGGTCACTCCCATGAggaaccccttcatctacagcctgagaaacagGGACATGAAGGGAGCCTTGAAGAACATTTTCAAGTGCATACCTGCTTTTCCGTGA